The Treponema primitia ZAS-1 genome window below encodes:
- a CDS encoding ABC transporter permease, with amino-acid sequence MKQKKLKFTFTWALIILLLALFVGIACINNVFLSFDYLVGVMLRNIVEIGMMALAVTLIVITGGIDLSVGSIMVLSAMIGGIAAAKGGNVLGVSAALLTGIACGFFNGFLIARIKISPLVTTLATMYLYMGLARSFSHGDSVYSYPASQWLGTTDVGGWVPVQIFFYLILALVFWFILAKTTLGRKLIGIGLNENATMFSGVNTRRVKMIIYVVSGLICAFAGLIWLGRFTSIKYDAGTSLGLKVVTIIVLGGTSIMGGIGDMKGTILATLIIAVLNSGLTVLNIPIAAQTIVHGLILVISLVSYFILNNRVTRSRIVKIKPQTGAV; translated from the coding sequence ATGAAGCAGAAAAAACTCAAGTTTACCTTTACCTGGGCGCTCATAATACTTCTGTTGGCGCTCTTTGTGGGTATTGCCTGCATCAACAATGTTTTTCTTTCCTTCGACTATCTTGTGGGGGTTATGCTCCGCAATATTGTTGAAATCGGTATGATGGCCCTGGCGGTTACCCTTATTGTTATTACCGGGGGGATCGATCTTTCCGTGGGGTCCATCATGGTCCTATCCGCCATGATAGGCGGCATTGCGGCGGCCAAGGGCGGAAATGTCCTGGGGGTTTCCGCGGCGCTGCTCACCGGGATTGCCTGTGGGTTCTTTAACGGCTTTTTAATTGCCCGGATAAAAATTTCACCCCTGGTGACCACCCTGGCCACCATGTATTTGTACATGGGACTTGCCCGGAGCTTCTCCCACGGGGACAGCGTCTATTCCTACCCCGCAAGCCAGTGGCTGGGTACCACCGATGTGGGCGGCTGGGTTCCGGTGCAGATATTCTTCTATCTAATACTGGCGCTGGTGTTTTGGTTCATCCTGGCAAAGACCACCCTGGGCCGCAAACTTATCGGCATCGGGCTTAACGAAAACGCCACCATGTTCAGCGGCGTAAACACCCGCCGGGTAAAGATGATCATCTACGTTGTAAGCGGCCTGATCTGCGCCTTTGCGGGGCTTATCTGGCTGGGCAGGTTTACCAGCATCAAATACGATGCCGGTACCAGCCTGGGTTTAAAGGTTGTTACCATAATTGTGCTGGGGGGTACCAGTATTATGGGCGGTATCGGGGATATGAAGGGCACCATCCTGGCGACCCTTATCATCGCGGTTCTTAACAGCGGCCTTACGGTGCTTAATATTCCTATCGCCGCCCAGACCATTGTGCACGGTCTTATTTTGGTAATAAGTCTGGTAAGTTACTTCATCCTGAATAACAGGGTGACCAGGAGCCGCATTGTGAAAATAAAGCCCCAGACCGGGGCAGTATAA
- a CDS encoding ABC transporter permease — protein sequence MKQKIHFSAEAYLGLFLLGILVLLAIFTPGFFATNNVMSMLNRFSYILIAAIGMNLIILTSNIDVSAGNLISVVCLTIAALGKLNAGLPILLPVAMVMGALLSLINALFITKFRIPAIVATLATAQLFSGVLPLIVEGSLYDLPRSFTWLAFEAKFLGVIPGSVLIMIVITIIALLFMKYSRFSKKIYAIGNNAEAARLTGINVNKVVLVAYAIAGALFGVSATIIATASQRVTTTMGTGLEMTFIAAVVLGGTSVAGGSGKVLGTVFGAAVLSVIAPAVNYLGISSDWSDAIMGAIIIFAVIVSALRLEGRKQAAPAATGGASL from the coding sequence ATGAAGCAAAAGATTCATTTTTCCGCCGAAGCCTATCTGGGCTTGTTTCTTTTGGGGATACTGGTGCTGTTGGCAATTTTTACCCCCGGATTTTTCGCTACCAACAATGTGATGAGTATGCTCAACCGGTTCAGTTATATTCTCATTGCCGCCATCGGCATGAACCTCATCATTCTAACTTCCAATATTGATGTTTCCGCAGGGAATCTGATATCCGTGGTCTGTCTTACCATTGCTGCCCTGGGGAAATTGAACGCGGGGCTCCCCATCCTGCTGCCCGTGGCCATGGTCATGGGGGCTTTACTCAGTTTGATAAACGCCCTGTTCATCACCAAGTTCCGTATCCCCGCCATAGTGGCGACCCTGGCGACGGCACAGCTTTTTTCCGGCGTGCTGCCCCTGATCGTGGAGGGTTCCCTCTACGATCTGCCCCGCAGCTTTACCTGGCTGGCCTTTGAAGCCAAATTCCTCGGGGTAATACCGGGGAGCGTGCTTATCATGATCGTGATTACCATCATAGCATTGCTGTTTATGAAGTACTCCCGGTTCTCCAAAAAAATCTACGCCATTGGTAATAATGCCGAGGCTGCCCGGTTGACGGGAATCAATGTTAATAAGGTTGTGTTAGTCGCCTATGCCATAGCCGGAGCGCTCTTCGGGGTGTCCGCCACCATTATTGCCACCGCCAGCCAGCGGGTAACCACCACCATGGGCACCGGGCTGGAGATGACCTTTATTGCGGCGGTTGTCCTGGGGGGTACCAGCGTTGCCGGGGGCAGCGGCAAGGTACTGGGAACCGTGTTCGGCGCAGCGGTGCTGTCGGTCATAGCTCCGGCGGTGAACTACCTGGGGATCAGTTCCGATTGGTCCGATGCGATCATGGGCGCCATCATCATCTTTGCGGTTATCGTAAGCGCCCTGCGCCTGGAAGGGCGGAAACAGGCGGCGCCCGCAGCAACAGGGGGGGCTTCCCTATGA
- a CDS encoding sugar ABC transporter ATP-binding protein: MSQIALGLSSIVKTFPGIVALDDMNFELRVGEIHAICGENGAGKSTLMKVVSGVHAPDRGTISLFDREEKITSPLDAFSKGIAIIHQETSLFEEMTVLDNLFLGREIIKKAGPFTVLDYKAMAEKMGNILKGLHISIPVDEKIKNLGMAQKQMVEIAKALTFESRILILDEPTASLTQEEVDALFTIIRGLRDQGVSVVYISHRLEEIFTLCDRVTVIRDGHYISTRKVSETNKDELVADMVGRSMDSYYPKAEVEIGGELFSVKGLGAQELLHDINFTIRKGEILGFAGLAGSGRTELALTLSGFTPPVRGEITLEGRPVRFKNYRQAMEQGLVYVSEDRGKYGIIVNMSVKNNIVMPQLERIARWGVINHEQEYTVAEKMRESMGIKAPDTDFLVMNLSGGNQQKVSVSKALALSPKLLILDEPTRGVDVGAKAEIHRIISKMAVSGLTILMISSELPELIGMCDRIYVMKDGTIAGCFNRDQFSQEEILRIALASEGKKEAAL, from the coding sequence ATGAGCCAGATAGCCCTGGGTTTATCGTCGATTGTAAAGACCTTTCCCGGAATCGTTGCCCTGGATGACATGAATTTTGAGCTCCGTGTCGGGGAAATTCATGCGATCTGCGGGGAGAACGGCGCGGGGAAATCCACCCTGATGAAGGTGGTCTCCGGGGTTCACGCGCCGGACCGAGGAACTATCTCCCTGTTCGACAGGGAAGAAAAGATTACCAGCCCCCTGGACGCCTTTTCCAAGGGCATCGCCATTATTCACCAGGAAACCAGCCTGTTTGAGGAAATGACCGTCCTGGACAACCTCTTTCTGGGCCGGGAGATCATTAAAAAGGCGGGGCCCTTTACGGTGCTGGACTATAAGGCCATGGCGGAAAAGATGGGGAACATCCTCAAGGGTCTGCATATTTCCATTCCGGTGGATGAAAAAATCAAAAACCTCGGGATGGCCCAAAAACAGATGGTGGAGATTGCCAAGGCGCTGACCTTTGAATCCCGGATTTTGATTCTGGATGAACCTACCGCCTCCCTGACCCAGGAAGAAGTGGATGCCCTCTTTACCATTATCCGGGGCTTGCGGGACCAGGGGGTCAGCGTGGTGTACATAAGCCACCGGCTGGAAGAAATTTTTACCCTCTGCGACCGGGTCACGGTGATACGGGACGGGCATTATATTTCTACCCGGAAGGTTTCGGAAACCAATAAGGACGAACTGGTGGCCGATATGGTAGGCCGCAGCATGGACAGCTACTACCCCAAGGCGGAGGTGGAAATTGGGGGGGAGCTCTTTTCCGTAAAAGGTCTTGGGGCACAGGAACTGCTCCACGATATCAACTTTACTATCCGAAAGGGAGAAATACTGGGCTTTGCGGGTCTGGCGGGTTCCGGAAGAACGGAGCTGGCCCTGACCCTCAGCGGCTTTACCCCCCCGGTACGCGGAGAAATTACCCTGGAAGGCCGGCCGGTGCGTTTTAAGAATTATCGCCAGGCTATGGAACAGGGCCTGGTGTACGTATCCGAAGATCGGGGCAAGTACGGTATAATTGTTAACATGAGCGTTAAGAACAATATTGTCATGCCCCAGCTGGAACGGATAGCCCGTTGGGGAGTAATAAACCACGAGCAGGAATATACGGTGGCAGAAAAGATGCGGGAAAGCATGGGCATTAAAGCCCCGGACACGGACTTTCTGGTGATGAACCTTTCCGGAGGCAACCAGCAGAAGGTGTCGGTCAGTAAAGCTTTGGCGCTAAGCCCTAAACTGCTTATCCTGGACGAGCCGACCCGGGGGGTCGATGTGGGCGCCAAGGCGGAAATTCACCGTATCATCAGCAAGATGGCCGTTTCGGGCTTAACAATTCTGATGATCTCCAGCGAACTGCCGGAGCTCATCGGTATGTGCGACCGTATTTATGTGATGAAGGACGGAACCATTGCGGGATGTTTTAACCGGGACCAGTTTTCCCAGGAAGAAATACTGCGCATCGCCCTGGCTTCCGAAGGAAAAAAAGAGGCAGCCCTATGA
- a CDS encoding L-rhamnose mutarotase encodes MERFAWKAKLLPGAKAEYIRRHDEIWPEMTELLNNAGIHNYTIWCVGDELFGYYEAEKGVDFAAKAQAGSPVVDRWNEHMKDVMRMEIDPQTGTAYQLEQVFFHR; translated from the coding sequence ATGGAACGATTTGCGTGGAAGGCTAAACTACTCCCGGGGGCTAAGGCGGAATATATTCGTCGGCACGATGAGATTTGGCCGGAAATGACCGAACTCCTAAACAATGCGGGGATCCACAATTACACCATCTGGTGTGTGGGGGACGAGCTTTTCGGCTATTATGAGGCCGAAAAGGGGGTTGATTTTGCCGCAAAAGCGCAGGCAGGGAGTCCCGTGGTTGATCGCTGGAATGAGCATATGAAGGACGTGATGCGCATGGAAATTGATCCCCAAACCGGAACCGCATACCAGTTGGAACAGGTTTTCTTTCACCGGTAA
- a CDS encoding helix-turn-helix domain-containing protein, producing the protein MKSKSGNARGPFWHYLPYSEEDEKLGMVCTNVGSMEAPPNTVYPPYKNDHPALFRSVAEGRVLPTFQLIYITAGQGILEVGETSYTLRPGSAFILLPGMKHRYKPVFETGWHEYWAGFQGEYFIKLMEKGVLSKERIFFEVGLYDFMISTFNQIIDEVKNQRPLFQLKACSGIISLLAEILTRERRKDQPNSYQKIVEKTKYLMETNIFSAVNLSDISEQIGVSTSKLNEIFKTYTSMTPYQYFIHIKILKAESLLEQKDVSVKEVAYSLGFEDQYYFSRLFKNKTGIAPSNWNKLI; encoded by the coding sequence GTGAAATCAAAATCCGGCAATGCCCGGGGGCCCTTTTGGCACTACCTCCCCTACAGCGAAGAAGACGAGAAACTGGGGATGGTATGCACCAATGTGGGCAGCATGGAGGCGCCCCCGAATACCGTGTATCCCCCCTATAAAAACGACCATCCCGCCCTATTCCGGTCGGTCGCGGAAGGCCGTGTGTTACCCACATTTCAGCTAATATACATCACCGCCGGGCAGGGCATCCTTGAGGTTGGGGAGACCTCCTATACCCTTAGGCCTGGTTCTGCTTTTATCCTCCTTCCGGGGATGAAACATCGGTACAAACCGGTGTTTGAGACCGGGTGGCATGAATATTGGGCTGGTTTCCAGGGAGAATATTTTATCAAATTGATGGAGAAGGGCGTTCTGTCCAAGGAACGGATCTTTTTTGAAGTCGGTCTCTATGATTTTATGATATCCACCTTTAACCAGATCATTGATGAGGTCAAAAACCAGCGACCCCTCTTTCAGTTAAAGGCCTGTTCGGGGATTATTTCCCTGCTTGCGGAGATCCTGACCCGGGAACGGCGGAAGGATCAGCCAAATTCGTACCAAAAGATAGTGGAAAAGACGAAATATCTTATGGAAACGAATATTTTTAGCGCCGTCAACCTATCGGATATCTCCGAGCAGATTGGGGTAAGCACCTCTAAGCTGAATGAAATATTCAAAACCTATACGTCCATGACGCCCTATCAGTATTTTATCCATATAAAGATACTTAAGGCCGAAAGCTTGCTTGAGCAGAAGGATGTGTCGGTAAAAGAGGTGGCCTATAGTCTGGGGTTTGAGGATCAGTACTATTTTTCCCGGCTTTTTAAGAATAAGACCGGGATTGCGCCTTCAAATTGGAATAAGTTGATTTAG
- a CDS encoding type II toxin-antitoxin system VapC family toxin, with the protein MLNTILIDAGPLIALFDKDDTYHEPVINFLRGKNYRFISTLAVLTEVCYMLDFSIKAQMDFFEWVNRHGLILHEIPQEDLLQVSSLINQYHDLPMDFADATLVIAAEKRGIRSIISIDSDFDIYRLPGKRMIKNVFTQE; encoded by the coding sequence ATGCTAAACACCATCCTCATTGACGCGGGCCCCCTGATAGCCCTCTTTGACAAGGATGATACCTACCACGAACCGGTAATAAACTTCCTTCGCGGCAAAAATTACCGGTTTATCAGTACCTTGGCGGTACTTACCGAAGTTTGTTATATGCTTGATTTCAGTATCAAGGCCCAGATGGACTTCTTTGAATGGGTAAACCGCCATGGCCTTATCCTCCACGAAATCCCCCAGGAAGACCTTTTACAAGTATCATCGCTAATCAATCAATACCATGATCTACCAATGGATTTTGCCGATGCAACCCTGGTGATAGCCGCAGAAAAGCGGGGCATCAGGTCCATCATCAGCATCGACTCTGATTTTGACATCTACCGCCTGCCCGGGAAGCGGATGATCAAAAACGTATTTACCCAAGAATAA
- a CDS encoding ribbon-helix-helix protein, CopG family, translating to MTSARLPEELEQRLDIAVKAKHVTKTEFVREAVAVYLAREEAEKSSWELGESYFGRYGSGDGGLSANYKTHIKEKLHAKHHPH from the coding sequence ATGACCAGCGCCAGGTTACCTGAAGAACTAGAGCAGCGTCTCGATATCGCCGTCAAGGCAAAACATGTTACCAAGACCGAATTCGTACGGGAGGCGGTGGCTGTCTATCTAGCCCGGGAAGAGGCCGAAAAAAGCTCCTGGGAGCTTGGGGAATCCTATTTTGGAAGATACGGCAGCGGAGACGGCGGTCTGTCCGCAAACTATAAAACCCATATAAAGGAAAAGCTCCATGCTAAACACCATCCTCATTGA
- the rsfS gene encoding ribosome silencing factor, translating into MEDTFRADDKSAALELAALLKEHRGENVIVMDLREINYWTDFFVVATVSSNTHLQGLQRHIKDYAREKGIEILRRHRKTSADDEWNLTDLGNIVIHLMSAKSRSFYELERLWSAAVIISP; encoded by the coding sequence ATGGAAGATACGTTTCGGGCGGATGATAAAAGCGCCGCCCTTGAATTGGCTGCCCTTCTTAAGGAGCACCGTGGGGAAAATGTTATTGTGATGGATCTGCGGGAGATCAACTACTGGACCGATTTTTTTGTGGTAGCCACCGTATCCAGCAATACCCATTTACAGGGTTTGCAGCGGCATATCAAGGATTATGCCCGTGAAAAGGGCATAGAAATACTCCGGCGGCATCGAAAAACCAGCGCCGATGACGAATGGAATCTCACGGATCTGGGAAACATCGTGATTCACCTTATGTCGGCGAAATCCCGTTCATTTTATGAACTGGAGCGGCTTTGGAGCGCTGCGGTGATAATAAGCCCCTAG
- a CDS encoding LCP family protein translates to MRKTKADASAFLLVLILLLLGGGISFIILAMRFDPIEEALSGDRVISTLFIIEGNKKPLSSYVLFYYPATRRAAVFDIPGEVGLIIPRINRVDRIDTMYEPQRISLFEGEVEKFLGIEINFSVVIELESLGKVVDLIEGVELFIPAPVGIYEKGNTVLFPSGVTRLDGDKSRSYLTYELPEEDRELAHFRRQRFFIGFIKRLGEKAEYLKKTTVAQIYRPLLKTPMDPRTRIRLFDELAKIDMDRVNIQSVGGITREVSGQVLLLPLYDGSLIKEIVRQSLAALTRQGEGTLSERVFTVEILNGTATAGLAGRTADLLRGFGYDVITIGNADRTDYEITEIVDRSGYEDMVRTFADIIRCRNIRRDSLMPENIELGIEINIQNLEYRSDFTLIIGKDFNGRYVSGG, encoded by the coding sequence TTGAGAAAAACAAAGGCTGACGCCAGTGCTTTTCTTTTGGTATTGATCCTTCTGCTCCTTGGGGGAGGGATTTCCTTCATCATCCTGGCCATGCGATTCGACCCGATTGAGGAAGCCCTTTCGGGGGACCGGGTAATTTCGACTCTTTTTATTATTGAGGGGAACAAAAAACCCCTGAGTTCCTATGTTCTATTCTATTATCCGGCAACCCGGCGGGCGGCTGTCTTTGATATACCCGGTGAAGTGGGACTGATTATCCCGCGGATCAATCGGGTGGACCGGATTGATACCATGTACGAGCCCCAAAGGATAAGCTTATTCGAAGGGGAAGTAGAAAAATTTTTAGGGATCGAGATAAATTTTTCTGTCGTGATAGAGCTGGAGAGCCTGGGTAAGGTGGTGGATTTAATTGAAGGGGTGGAACTGTTTATCCCTGCACCGGTGGGAATATACGAAAAGGGAAATACGGTCCTCTTCCCCTCCGGTGTAACCCGGCTGGATGGGGACAAATCCCGAAGTTACCTCACCTATGAGCTTCCCGAGGAGGATCGGGAACTGGCCCACTTCCGCCGGCAGCGTTTTTTCATTGGGTTTATTAAACGGCTGGGGGAAAAGGCCGAATACCTCAAGAAAACAACCGTGGCCCAGATATACCGGCCCCTGCTAAAAACGCCCATGGATCCCCGGACCCGGATCCGGCTTTTTGACGAGCTGGCCAAGATTGATATGGATCGGGTAAACATTCAGTCCGTGGGGGGTATTACCCGGGAGGTTTCGGGGCAGGTACTCCTCCTTCCCCTCTATGACGGCAGCCTTATCAAGGAAATTGTCCGCCAGTCCCTTGCGGCTCTGACGAGGCAGGGTGAGGGGACGCTTTCCGAGCGGGTCTTTACCGTGGAGATCCTGAACGGAACCGCCACGGCGGGACTTGCGGGAAGGACTGCGGATCTACTCCGGGGTTTTGGGTATGATGTTATTACCATCGGGAATGCGGACCGTACTGACTACGAAATTACGGAAATAGTGGATCGGTCCGGTTACGAGGACATGGTCAGGACCTTTGCGGATATCATCCGGTGCCGGAATATCCGGCGTGATTCACTGATGCCGGAAAATATTGAACTGGGGATAGAGATAAATATCCAGAATCTGGAGTATCGTTCGGATTTTACCCTCATTATTGGAAAGGATTTCAATGGAAGATACGTTTCGGGCGGATGA
- the nadD gene encoding nicotinate (nicotinamide) nucleotide adenylyltransferase — translation MKFAILGGSFNPIHMGHLFLADAALSSLGYDRVILVPAYTSPFKLDAQGASAKDRLDMLIASIPADSRLTIEDGEIRREGVSYTIDTIKDILERYRPEGKPGLILGDDLARDFHKWRSAAEIVSLTDIIIAHRLSAEDLPFPFPHKRLGNEIMELSSGKVRDRIRNGEAWSYLVPQGARLIIEDRLLYGLGEPVKSRDGISLELIAGIENAVHTMISPSRFLHSRNVALLAEDLCRRFGIDPPSGYLAGIAHDMCKSFSEEELIRLTKQDGQSVSKLEKKKPSLLHARSAAVLLRERFGIHNKDILEAVRLHTMADTEMGPLARAVFIADKIEVSREHVSPGLRDFRSFASLDALFAAVLDETVAYLRSRELSLSKGTLRLLEVIKGEAFEKNKG, via the coding sequence TTGAAATTCGCGATTCTGGGGGGCAGCTTTAACCCCATCCACATGGGCCATCTTTTTCTGGCGGATGCGGCCCTTTCCTCCCTGGGGTATGATAGGGTCATTCTGGTACCCGCCTATACTTCCCCTTTTAAGCTCGATGCCCAGGGCGCCTCCGCTAAGGATAGGTTGGATATGCTTATCGCCTCCATACCTGCGGATTCACGGCTTACTATTGAAGACGGTGAAATCCGGCGGGAAGGGGTTTCCTACACCATCGATACTATTAAGGATATCCTGGAACGATACCGGCCCGAGGGAAAGCCGGGACTTATCCTGGGGGACGATCTGGCCCGGGATTTCCACAAATGGCGGAGCGCCGCCGAGATCGTATCCCTCACGGATATCATCATTGCCCACCGGCTTTCTGCGGAGGATCTGCCCTTTCCTTTTCCCCATAAACGGCTGGGAAATGAAATTATGGAGCTTTCTTCGGGGAAGGTCCGGGATCGTATCCGGAACGGAGAAGCCTGGAGCTATCTGGTCCCCCAGGGGGCGCGGCTCATTATTGAAGACCGGCTGTTATACGGCCTGGGCGAACCGGTAAAGAGCCGGGACGGCATCTCCCTGGAGCTTATTGCGGGTATAGAAAATGCGGTACATACCATGATAAGCCCCTCCCGGTTCCTCCATTCCCGGAATGTTGCCCTCCTTGCAGAGGATCTTTGTCGGCGCTTCGGCATAGATCCCCCCTCGGGTTATCTCGCCGGAATCGCCCACGATATGTGCAAGTCCTTTTCGGAGGAAGAATTGATTCGCCTGACTAAGCAGGACGGCCAATCGGTATCCAAGCTGGAGAAAAAAAAGCCCTCCCTGCTCCATGCCCGCTCTGCGGCGGTATTGCTTAGGGAACGCTTCGGCATACATAATAAGGATATCCTTGAGGCAGTACGGCTCCATACCATGGCGGACACCGAAATGGGCCCCCTGGCAAGGGCGGTGTTTATTGCCGATAAAATTGAGGTTTCCCGGGAACATGTAAGTCCCGGCCTTCGGGACTTCCGGAGTTTTGCCAGCCTGGATGCTCTGTTTGCTGCGGTTCTGGATGAAACCGTGGCGTATCTTCGCTCCCGGGAACTTAGCCTTTCCAAGGGAACTCTACGCCTATTAGAAGTCATTAAAGGAGAGGCTTTTGAGAAAAACAAAGGCTGA
- the obgE gene encoding GTPase ObgE has product MDKFADEALIEVSSGSGGNGCVAFRREKYVPLGGPSGGDGGRGGAVVFEVRRNLRTLVHLRYKQSFKAENGRDGEGSQRYGRNGEDTVIPVPPGTVLKDAETGEIIRDFGRQEGSFLFLKGGNGGWGNIHFKSSVTQAPRRALPGKPGEKRRLRVEIQVLADIGLVGFPNAGKSSLLDRFTNARPKIAPYPFTTKIPNLGVLTLGDRDIILADIPGLIEGASEGVGLGIRFLKHIARTAALVFLIDLSQDNYLTAFDILYKELDAFSPELVKKPRLLVGTKTDLGNGGDISTAERLGELRARYPEETVLGISVFSGEGLEELAASLGRLAAAGEKEN; this is encoded by the coding sequence TACGTCCCCCTGGGCGGGCCCTCCGGTGGCGATGGCGGCCGGGGCGGGGCGGTGGTCTTTGAGGTCCGCCGTAACCTGCGCACCCTGGTCCATCTGCGCTACAAGCAGAGTTTCAAGGCCGAAAACGGCCGGGACGGAGAGGGCTCCCAGCGTTATGGCCGCAACGGGGAAGATACGGTGATACCCGTACCCCCGGGAACGGTACTCAAGGACGCGGAGACCGGGGAGATTATCCGGGATTTTGGCCGCCAGGAAGGGTCCTTCCTGTTCCTCAAGGGGGGCAACGGCGGCTGGGGAAACATCCACTTCAAGTCTTCGGTAACCCAGGCGCCCCGGAGAGCCCTGCCGGGAAAGCCCGGCGAAAAGCGGCGGCTCCGGGTGGAGATACAGGTTCTGGCGGATATCGGCCTGGTGGGCTTCCCCAACGCGGGGAAATCATCCCTCCTGGATCGGTTCACCAATGCCCGGCCTAAAATTGCCCCCTACCCATTTACCACGAAGATACCAAACCTGGGGGTGCTTACCCTGGGAGACCGGGACATCATCCTGGCGGACATACCGGGACTCATCGAAGGAGCCTCGGAAGGGGTCGGCCTGGGAATACGGTTCCTCAAGCATATTGCCCGTACCGCCGCCCTGGTTTTTCTTATCGACCTGTCCCAGGATAATTACCTCACCGCCTTTGATATTCTTTACAAAGAACTGGATGCCTTTTCGCCGGAACTGGTCAAGAAGCCGCGGCTCCTGGTTGGAACTAAGACCGATCTGGGAAATGGCGGGGATATTTCTACGGCGGAACGGCTGGGGGAACTAAGGGCCCGGTATCCCGAAGAGACGGTGCTGGGGATTTCGGTGTTTTCCGGGGAAGGGCTGGAGGAACTGGCCGCCAGCCTGGGACGATTGGCCGCCGCCGGGGAAAAGGAAAATTGA